Proteins found in one Exiguobacterium sp. 9-2 genomic segment:
- a CDS encoding flavodoxin, whose translation MQIAIGFVSMSGNTEDIVSIIQRELEQHDVNVTITELDQFVGEDLSRFDGLLLGSYTWGDGDLPYEAEDFVEELREQFLDGMPAAAFGSGDLDYPKYCAAVDLIEDALKEAGATIVTDGLKIEFDPNTPEKQAACRAFAQTFHRFLQQVHS comes from the coding sequence ATGCAGATTGCAATTGGATTCGTCAGCATGTCCGGTAATACGGAAGATATCGTCTCGATCATTCAACGTGAGCTCGAGCAACACGATGTCAACGTGACGATTACAGAACTGGATCAATTCGTCGGGGAGGATCTATCACGTTTTGATGGTCTATTACTCGGCTCATATACATGGGGAGACGGTGATTTACCGTATGAAGCAGAAGATTTCGTCGAGGAGCTACGGGAACAATTTTTAGACGGGATGCCGGCTGCTGCTTTTGGCTCGGGTGATCTTGATTATCCGAAGTACTGCGCAGCCGTTGATTTGATTGAAGACGCATTAAAAGAAGCTGGGGCGACCATCGTCACGGATGGCTTGAAGATTGAGTTTGATCCGAACACACCGGAGAAACAAGCCGCTTGTCGCGCGTTCGCACAGACGTTTCATCGCTTTTTGCAGCAGGTGCATTCATAA
- a CDS encoding haloacid dehalogenase type II translates to MNVFMTIQALVFDVYGTLFDVHSVKEQAEELYPGHGEAISKRWREKQLEYSFLRQLNGQYVPFSQVTQDALRYTLLELKLHVTEEQITTLMETYLTLDVYPEVSSVLETMAHKRLVVFSNGSHDMLDPLIEQSGLADRFEHLVSVDDIKHYKPAPASYMHALNTLGLKREEILFMSSNGWDITGAKSFGFKTAWINRNGLPVEELNLDPDRIYDDLTGITEWQ, encoded by the coding sequence ATGAATGTTTTTATGACGATTCAAGCACTCGTCTTTGACGTCTACGGTACATTATTCGATGTCCATTCCGTCAAAGAGCAAGCAGAGGAGCTGTATCCGGGACACGGAGAAGCGATCAGTAAACGCTGGCGAGAGAAACAACTGGAGTACTCCTTCTTGCGACAATTGAACGGACAATATGTGCCGTTCAGCCAAGTGACACAAGATGCCCTCCGTTATACGTTACTCGAACTGAAGCTCCATGTGACCGAGGAACAAATCACGACTTTAATGGAGACGTACCTGACACTTGATGTGTACCCAGAAGTTAGCTCTGTTCTCGAGACGATGGCGCATAAGCGTTTGGTCGTCTTCTCGAATGGTTCCCATGATATGCTCGATCCGTTGATCGAACAGTCAGGTTTAGCCGATCGGTTCGAACACCTCGTCAGTGTTGATGACATCAAACACTATAAACCAGCACCTGCTTCTTATATGCATGCGTTGAACACACTCGGTTTAAAACGCGAGGAGATCCTCTTCATGTCCTCAAACGGTTGGGACATCACCGGGGCAAAGAGTTTCGGCTTCAAAACGGCATGGATCAATCGAAACGGACTTCCGGTCGAAGAATTAAATCTTGATCCGGATCGCATCTATGATGACTTGACCGGTATCACTGAATGGCAATGA
- a CDS encoding winged helix-turn-helix transcriptional regulator, protein MEEVAIQPALCPKVEHAFEILGKKWTGLILRHLLTKTCRFNEIQDAIPELSGRMLTERMKELEAEGIVIRTVIPDRPIKIQYSLTDKGRQLEPVIRSIEEWAELQD, encoded by the coding sequence ATGGAAGAAGTCGCAATCCAACCGGCTCTTTGTCCCAAAGTCGAACATGCCTTTGAAATCTTAGGTAAGAAATGGACAGGTCTGATTTTACGTCACTTGTTGACGAAGACATGTCGTTTCAATGAGATTCAAGATGCCATCCCCGAATTATCAGGTCGTATGCTCACGGAACGTATGAAGGAGCTCGAAGCGGAAGGCATCGTCATCCGGACTGTCATTCCCGATCGTCCGATTAAGATTCAATACAGTTTGACCGACAAAGGGCGTCAACTCGAACCGGTCATTCGTTCCATTGAGGAATGGGCCGAACTACAAGACTAA
- a CDS encoding DoxX family protein, translating to MMDTGLLIIRLIIGLTFAAHGTQKLFGWFGGHGIAGTGGWFESIGMKPGKALAITAGLAELIGGLLFAGGVFLWIAAILIIGSMLVAIVKVHGANGYWVTQNGYEYNMALIVIALGVAMIGAGDYSLAALIG from the coding sequence ATGATGGATACAGGACTTTTAATCATTCGTTTAATCATCGGTTTAACATTTGCTGCACACGGTACACAAAAATTATTTGGTTGGTTTGGTGGACACGGCATCGCTGGAACAGGCGGTTGGTTCGAATCAATCGGCATGAAGCCAGGGAAAGCACTCGCAATTACAGCGGGTCTTGCTGAATTAATCGGTGGATTATTGTTTGCAGGCGGTGTATTCCTCTGGATCGCTGCAATCCTCATCATCGGTTCGATGCTTGTCGCGATCGTTAAAGTACACGGTGCGAATGGTTACTGGGTGACGCAGAACGGGTACGAATACAACATGGCATTGATCGTCATCGCCCTTGGAGTGGCGATGATCGGTGCTGGAGACTATTCACTCGCTGCACTCATCGGGTGA